CAGCGCAATTTTTTTGCCGCGCAGGTCGCGCACGCGTTTGATGTTGCCGCGCACGACCATCGCATCGCCGCCGGTCGACCAGGTCAGTTGATAAAACGGCACAAGGTTGACGCCCTTCGCCGCGAAAGCCGCGCCTGCCAAGTTAATCATGCCCATGGTGCCGCGCAGATACGGCGTTTCGCCGTCCAAACATTTTTGTGCCTGGGTGACGAAATTGTCTTCGCGAAAAATTTCAATCGCCAGGCCTGCGTCATCAAAGATTGAGCCTTTTTGTGTCGAGGCGGCGCCATTCGCATAGATCGTGGCGATATCGCCGCCCCAGGTAATCACCGGCAGCTTCACCGCGCCAGCGCTGCGCACGGATTTGGCGGAACCGGCGAGGATGGCGCTCAACGATTTCGGCGTGTCAAGATACTTTGCTCGTTGCGCGAATGCTTCAGGCGCCGTAAAGCTACAGAGCAACATGACCACCGCGAAATGATAAAAAAGCATGCGTTTCATTTTATTGTCTCTCCAAAAGTTTTTGAACCATTCGACATGAAATTACGAGAGCGATCGCACAAAAGTTTTATGCCGGAAATCAAATCGAAAAAATTTTTGACGTGTGTTATGATCGCCGGCATAAATAACTCAGTCGCAGCGCCTAAAAAATTCTGGAGCGGCGTCCTTTTAAGATCAATATAATAGGATTTGAGAAGATTTTCAATTGAAAAAAGAAAACCCCAGGCTTCCGCGTTGCCAGCGGAGGCGACTGGGGCTATATTGAAAAGCGATCGTTCTTATCGTATGAACATGAGCTTTCGCGTTGCCGTAAAAGCGCCGGCTTCGAGGCGATACAAGTACACGCCGCTGGCCACCCTTTCTCCGGCGTCATTTGCGCCGTTCCAGGTGATTTGTTTTAATCCCGCGGCTTCAGGCGCATCGATGAGCGTCCGGATTTTTTCGCCGCGAAGGTTGTAAATCACCAGCTTGACGTTCGCTTGCTGCGGCAGTTCATATCGAAAAAGCGTTTGCGAATTGAAGGAAGAGGCAGCAAAAGGGTTGGGGAAATTTTCGTGCAGCGCAAATACTGTCGGCTGGCTCGGATGATCTTTGACGGCGACGGTGGGAGTGTAACTTACAGTTAGAAACGGGCGAACACTGGTGTCAGGATTTTCCCGGGTGTCAAACCGTTTGGAATTTGCTGCTACATTTTCAGTGCCACGCAACAGCCAGCCAAAGTTGGTTGAGGGCGCATTCAGCCAGCTTTGCACGTCGTTCACCATTTGCGGCGTCGAACCCCAGGTATAAAAACCAATACTCGACACCATCTGGCTATCGCTGGCCGTGGCGGCGAAGTCGCCGCCAGCAGTCGTCCAAAAAACCGTGTTGAAAAACCGATGTATCCACGTCGCGTCGCCGGTTGTCGACGCCGCCCCGCTGCCTTCTTGGCTGGCGGCGTTCGACGAGCCTTCACCCCAATCCGCCAGCACGCGATGCAGTTTGACGAATTGCACACCGGAGATGGTCCGCGACATGTGAAGCCTGAGCGTGACGCTGTGGATGGTGGAACCCGCAGGGATATTGCCGGCGATGTCAAACGCCAACAAACCACGCCGACGTTCTGCCCTGGCCGTGCTGCCCACAAAAAAGTGCTGCCCCGCGCCGTTGCTGAACGCGCCGGTGCTGCTTTCGTAAAGAGTGTTATCTTTGCGGGCGGGAATCTGGATTTGAGTCTGCGCCGAAGCGGTTGGCGCGATGAGACCGGTGACGGTGGTTACTTTGATTATCAGGGAAAAAATTTTTGCGATTGGCGATCTTTTGCTTTGGGGGTTGCGCATAACTTTCGTCTGCTCAATAATAGTTGCTTGGAGAAAGAATCTTGTTGGCGATGAAATACTGACCGGCCACTTTTGCACGATTTGTTGGACAGCTAAATTGTGTCATTGTGACCGGCCAGTCATGGTGAGGCATTATCTCATCAAAATCATTTTGCGTGTCATGGAAAAATCGCCGGCCTCGACTCGATAGAGGTAGACGCCGCTGACCACGCGAACGCCGGCATCGCTGGCGCCATCCCAAGTGATGTGCTTGAATCCTGCGGCTTCTTCCGCATCCACCAACGTCCGAACTTTTTTGCCGAGCAGGTCGTAGATAGCAAGCTTGACGTGAACGTTTCTCGGCAAATCATAGCGGATGGTGGTGGCCGGATTAAACGGGTTCGGATAGTTCGCCAGCAAGGCAAATTGCCGGGGCAGCGGCGTAGACTCACTTGCGACGCCAGTTCTGAGCAGAATATCGGTGGTGTCAACCGGCGTTAATTGATAGTCACCCCGAAAATCGCCCAACACGCCTTCAAAATCAAAAAGACCGGGAGGAACGGGCCGGCCGATGACTCTTGAATCACCGCTGTTGCCAATGCGAAAAGTTGCGGTGTCGCCTTCATCGCGAACCATATAACTCGTGGCGGCCCTAAAGGTCGCGTCTGTGGTCGGCAGGAGGAACAAACTGTTGACGCGGATCAGCTCGCTTTCATATTGCTCGCCGTTGCGAGCCACCTCTGTCAGCGTTACCACTTGTGGGGCTGGCAAGGGGTTGTTGCGAGATAACACTTGAAAGACGAAAGGCTGTGCGGAGGTCGCGGTAAGCTCCTTTAAATTGTTAAATTCGGCGAGCACACCGGAAACCCGCAGACGGTCTCCCTTGCGCACATCGCCATTAGTGATGGCTGTGCGCAACGGCCCGCTGGTTTGAAAAGTCGGAATGGCGGCGGTGGCGTCTTGAATGTAGGCAAATCGGCCTAATGCGCGAGTGACAATGCCCTCCACAGTGACAGTTGTGCTATTGCTCTTGACTCGTGCCGCGGCGATGTTGATGGGAACACCTCCTCGTCGCAGCACTAGCGAGTCGCTTGCGGAAGCTTTCTGCAAGCTTCCGTCCGAGCTATAAACCCGATGATACAGGCGCGCCGAGTCTCCCACAGCGACATTGGCAAGAGCCAATAAGGAATCCAAGATTGCAAAATTGGTCGTGAACGATGTCGCATTTCCAACATTGCGATTCACCAAAATATTGGAAAACTGCCGATCACCGGAAAGCTGCCAGATATAGACGACCAGATTGCGGTTCGGATCTGTCACCGCATTCCAGGTCGCAGAAAGTGTGGTGCTACCAGAACCTTCAATCTTTATGGAAGCGCCTGAAGGCGGGCCGGTAATCATGGTTTGGCCTGGAAAGGCGTTGGGATCAAACAAGAGCTGGCCGCGCAGTTCACCGCCTGGGAAGCCCGTGGTATGAACATTTGCATAAAGCTCGCCGGCTTGAAAGGCGGCGGCTTGCTGGGCCGTTAAGGCAAAAAAATTGCCCGCGGCTTCAAAGACGCCACTGCGTTTATTCGCTGCCACCACTGGAACCAAGCCGATGGCGATGCTACCGTTTTGACCGGCAGGGGCCAAATGCAAATGTGAGCCGCCGGCGACATTGGGATTAAAATCATTTGCCAAGTTGTTGAACGATCCCGTCACAACCAGCCGCGTGCCACTGACTTCTGCAATCACTCCGCCATTGCCCGAGCTGGTCACGGGTTGGACTTCATTTCTCCCACTTAACCAGGCATGATAATACGAATAATTCTCAGGCAAAACTTGCCCGCGTATTTCGCCGCCCGGCGAGGTGGTGGTGTGAATGTTGGCGTAGAGCTTGCGCGCCCGCAAGGCCACGATCTGAGAATCCACCAGGGCAAATTTGTTTTTTGCGGCCTCAAAGATGCCACTGCGAAGTCCCGCATCCACCGTGGCCATCAAAGGAATGAGAATGCCGCCATTTCGTCCGGCCGGCGCGAGGTGAAGATGCGCGCCGCCGGCAATATTGAAATTGAAATCTCCCGCCAAGCCGCTGAACGACCCGGATACCGTCAGATCGTCGCCGTCCAGCTCGAAGATGAGCGCGCCTCGAGCCGAGGTTTCAACCGGCGGCACTTCCTGGCTTCCGGTCAAGTTGGTGCGGAATAAGTCAGAGTCCATGGGCACTATTTGGCCGCGCAATTCACCGCCGGGATATGCCGTCGTGTGAACGTTGGCATAAAGCCGGCGGGCTTCCAGAGCGTCTTTTAGCGCCGAGGTTAAAATGATTTTGTTGGCGGCCGCCTCAAAAATGCCGCTGCGGTTGTCCGAAGCTACACTTGGCACGAGCCCAAATTGAATGGGGCCATTCTGCCCGGCGTATCCGAGATGGATGTGCGAACCGCCGGCAACAGCCGGATTGAAATCGCTCGTGAGATTGTTAAATGAGCCGGACAAGGTGAGCGTGTCGCCTTTTAACTCGCCAACGAGCGCGCCAAAACCAGTACTGTTGATTGCCGGCACCTCGTTGCTTCCCGCCAAATTAACGCGATAATAAGCATCCGCCTGTGGAAGGAGCTGGCCGCGTATTTCACCACCGGGATAGAGCAACGTATGAATATTGGCGTAGAGCTTGCGCTCATGCAGCGCGACGTACTGTGCCGGTGTGAGCTTGAAAGTATTTTGCGCCGCCACGAAACTGCCGCTGCGGTGATCGAGTCCCAGCGTGACCACCAACTCGATCACGATGCCGCCGTTTCGACCTGCCGGAGCGAGATGCAAATGTGCTCCTCCCCGAACGCCGTGATTAAAATCCGATAACAGACCGCTGAAGGTTCCGGTGACAACCAGTTGGCTGTCGGATAGCGTTGCAGTGATCTGGCCACTGGCCGGTGTATTTACCGGCGGTACCTCCTGCGAGCCATTTAACTTTGCGATGAACTGAACTTGCGCTTGTGAACTTTGGTAAGCAAACAAAAACATCGCAAAGGCGAAAAAAAACCATAGCATTTTTTTCATCATGAGCCTCCTTTCTGTGGGGTGGATTTATTGGTAGAAAATCGTTGATTGGCTTCGAAACAACTTGTTCGTCACATCAAAACCGATGCCGCAGAAGTAGAAACCTTGAAATTGCTAAATTTGGAAAGGAAGCCCCTCAAACAAATGGGAGAAATTGATCAAGTGTTTGTAGAATTTAAAAACATGCCTACCAAGGAATTGTATAAAATACAACCGTTATTACCTGCGGCTAATTCGTCACCGCAGAATCCGCTTGGCCCGCAGTTGTCGAGTCGTCCGGAAACCATTTCAGCAAGAGTTCATTTTTTCCGCTGGCTTCGACCGCAACAATTTGGCGTTTGGCGCCGAGTGATTCGTGCCACATCACCAAATCATAGCGCCCGAGCGGCAGTTTGGGCAATTCGAATTTGCCTTGGGCATCAGTGACGGCAAAATAACGATGCGGCATCACCAAAATGTAGCCGCGCATCCAATCGTGCCCGACATCCGAGCGCAATTGCAGCAGCCCCGGCTTGTCGAGCTTTTGCAGCGCGGCATGATCTTGTCGGTGAAAGACAAAATGAAAATAGGTTTCTTGCTCCGAACCAAAAATGTTTAGCGTGCTGGTTTCATTCCATCCGCCGGCAAATGGCCGCCAGCGCGCGTGCACATCGTGCAAAATCGGATCGCCGTTGCGAATCAGCAAATGGCCGCCGGCGCCGAGCGCCAAAACCCGCGGTTGAAAACGGCAGGCTTTGATATCCAAATTCAGCGTGGCCGCCGGCAAAGCTTCGGCCTTGATATTCGCCAAAAAAATCAAAACGTTTTGCAGACCGCCTTTGGCGTGAACGATCAGCGTCTCATCGGGAATGTTTTCGCCGCAGGCGGCGCGGTCTCGAGTGACGGCGAGCGGCTTCACAACCGGAGCCGGGCGGTTGTAAAGAACCACGCCTTTGAGAGCCGCAGAGGGGGGATTGTTTGCAGCGACGAGTAAAACAAAAATCGTGGAAAAAAACAAGACGGAAAAAAACTTCCTCATAGTCAAAACTCCTGTTCATCCAAGAGCCGTTTGAGATTAAACTGCATCCTGAGTTGTCTTGCGAGGACTGCTTGCGGAGAAGGACGTTGATAGTATAAAAAAATTTTTGAAAAATTCCAAGCAAGAATTTTTGTTAATTTTGTTTTGTTTCATGAAAAAACGCCTTTATCTTATCAGTAGTTTTTTATTCGCATTCATGAGCGTCTATTCGCAGTTTAAATCAGGAGGTGTCATGGAATTGAAAAACAAAATTGCCCTGGTGACCGGCGCCGGGCGCGGCATTGGCCGGGCGATTGCGCTGGCGTTGGCGCAAGAAGGCGCGAAGGTGGCGCTGGCGGCGCGCAGTGAAAATGAATTGGAAAATGTCGCCCAGGAGATTCGCGCCATCAAAAGCGAGGCTTTGGTTGTTCCGGCCGACATGCGGAGTGAACAGCAAATTCGCGCGATGACGGCGAAAGTGGTGTCGCAGTTCGGCGGTCTGCACATTCTCGTCAACAACGCCGGGTTGGCTTATTTCAAGCTGGTTGCTGAGCTGGCAACCGCAGAATGGGACGAAATGTTCGACGTCAACCTGCGCGGCGTTTTTCTCGCCACGCGTGAGGCCATTCCGTATTTGCGCCAAGCCAAAGAGAGTTTCATCATCAATGTCGCTTCGCTGGCGGGAAAAAATACTTTTGTCAAAGGCGGCGGCTATACCGCCACGAAATGGGGCTTGCGTGCTTTTAGCCACTGTCTGATGCTGGAAGAACGGCAACACGGCGTTCGCGTCTTGGTGGTCTGTCCAGGCTCGGTGGATACCGAGTTTGCGGCTGCCGGCCGCGCCAACTCGCCGCATTCCAGGAAAAAAGAAATCATTCTGCCGCAAGACGTCGCCGAAACCATCATCATGTCGATCAAAATGCCGCAACGCACGATGGTGAGTGAGATTGATATCCGGCCTACCAATCCTTGAGTTTTTTTGTTGCAGCTCTCTTTTGGTTGCGACAACCATATTGACTTTTTATCCGAAATTTGCGATATTGAAATGGTCATTAATTCGCATCAATTTTCAATTTACCAAAAAAAAGGAAATAGGAGGTTGCTTATGGCTTACGAGTATAAACTCACCCCGCGCCCGTACTCCGACGAAGAGGCCAAGACGTTGCTCAAAAACGTCGTCAGCCCGGAGACGACGGATTGGCATTACAACACGCATCACAAAGGCTATGTCACCGCGCTGAACAACATCGAGAAAGCGCTGGAAACCGCCGATCGCGCTGGCGCCAATGGCAATTACAGTCAAATTGGCGAATTGAAACGCCGTTACACCTGGAATCACGCCGGTGCGCTTCTACATGATGTGTATTGGGAAGTCATGGGCGGCGACGGCGATGCTTCAAAAGGCGCCGACGTCAAGGCTGCCATTGAAAAGGAGTTCGGCTCGTTTGATAATTGGAAGGCGGATTTCAAAGCCTGCTGCGTCTCCGCCAAGCTGAGCGGCTGGGGGCTTTTGGTTTACGACGCGCTGTGGAGCAAGCGCCTGCTCAATATTCTCGTCGACGAACATCATTACGGCGCGATTTGGGGTGGTGTTCCGCTTATCGCCTGCGACGTGTTCGAGCATGCGTATTATCACAAAGACGGCCCCGGCCGCGCGAAATACATTGACAATTTCATCGCCAACTTGCATTGGGGCCGCATCAACGAGCGCTATAAGAAATTTGCGAAATAGCGCTTCGGGAATTTTGAAAGTTTGCGGCAGGCTTTTTTGCCCACCGAATGAGAAATCCCACAGAAATAAAATCTGAAAACATTTCTGTGGGATTTCAAATTCTGTGGGCTGATTTTTACTCGTCGTTCAAATTGAAAGGAAATGTTTTCGTAACGTGTCAGAATCCAAAACAATTCAGCGTGTCACCCTCATTCCCGGCGATGGCATCGGGCCGGAAGTGAGCCGCGCCGCCGTGAAGGTGATCGATGCCGCCGGTGCAAATCTGGAATGGGATGAAGTTGAAGCCGGCATCGCCGTCGCCGAAAAATACGGCAAACCGCTGCCTGATCATGTTCTCGACAAAATTAAAAAGAACCGGGTGGCGCTTAAAGGCCCGTTGACCACAATCGTCGGCAAAGGCTTTGCGAGTGTCAATGTCGAGCTGCGCAAAACCCTCGATTTGTACGCCAACCTGCGGCCGGTGCAAAATCTTCCCGGCATTCAATCGCGTTTTGGCGATATCGATCTCGTCGTGGTGCGTGAAAACACCGAAGATTTGTACTCCGGTCTCGAGCACAAAGTCGCCCCGGGCGTTACGCAAAGCCTGAAGATTATCACGAAAAAAGCCTCGGCGCGCATTGTCAAATTTGCGTTCGACTATGCGATGAAGCATCATCGCAAAAAAGTCACGGCGGTGCACAAGGCCAATATCATGAAGATCAGCGACGGCTTGTTTCTCGAAACCGCCCAAAAAGTCGCGAGAGACTATCCCCAGATTCAATACCAGGAAGTCATCGTCGATAACCTCTGCATGCAGCTGGTGATGAAGCCGCAGCAATATGACGTGCTGGTGCTTACTAATTTGTATGGCGACATCGTCTCGGATTTGTGCGCCGGCTTGGTTGGAGGCTTGGGGCTTGTGCCCGGGGCCAATATCGGCGACAAATACGCGGTTTTTGAAGCAGTTCACGGCAGCGCGCCCGATATCGCGGGAAAAGGCATCGCCAATCCGCTGGCGATCATCTTGTCCGGTATATTGATGTTGGAGCACATTGGACAAATGAAAACCGCCGATAAAATCCGCCAGGCTGTCCATCGTGTCACCGAGAAAGGGAAAGTACTCACGCCCGATCTCGGTGGCAAGGCTTCGACGATGGAGATGGCGGAGGCGATTATTGCAGCAATGAACCCGTAGCGCAGACTTCCAGTCGGCAAAGTTTTTTCAAGAACCGATTTACTCTTTGTTCATGAGGCAAATTATGGAAGTTACGTTGCAACTTTCTCCGCCGCTATCCGAATCAATTCGCGAGGTTGCCAGCAAGCAATTTAAAGGCAACTTAACGGCAGCTCTCACTGCGGCGCTCGAGTTTTATTTGGATAAGCAAAGCCGAAAACACCGGCACCTCAAGAAACTGATTCAGGAGATTCAACAGGAAAGTGCAAGCACGCGGCGGTATTGATGAGAAGGACTTAGATCGGCGCATCCGCGAGTATCGGCGCGCGAAATACGCCAAAACCCGTTAAGGGTATGATCATTAAAACCGTTGTGGACACGAACATTCTTGTTTCCGGCCTCGGGAATCCCTCGGGCGCTCCGGCAAAACTCCTTCTTCGCTGGTCTGACGCTCAATTCGTTTTGCTGTTTTCAGAACCAATCATCGAGGAATATTCGAGCATTCTGCTCAACCACCCGAAGGTGCCGACAGAGAAGGCAGGAGCTTTTCTCAAGGAGTTGGCAGAAGTGGCGGAAAACGTTCCGATTTCAGAAACACTGAACGTTTGCAAAGATCCAAGCGATAATGTTTTTCTCGAAACAGCCATAGATGAAAACGCCAGGTATCTGGTCACCCAAAACATCAAACATTTTCCATTCAAGCGTTATCAGCAAGTAGAAATCGTGCGTGTTTCAAGATTTCTCTCCCGCTTGGAAAAAGAGTTTGGGTAAGAAAAGTCATATCGACATTCGAACATTGCCCTGTTTGCTGTTTGCAATGGTGAGTTGGTAAAAAAAGAAATTATTGTTTTACCGTTATCGTTTTTACTGTTACTGCAATTTAGGATTCCGTACCACTTCAGGAGGAAATTTCACATCATGATTTTCGACCGGATTTCGTTGTATTTCTATTTATTGATCCTCGCCCTGTGGGTGGGAGGCGCTTTCGTGCTTGCCTTCGTCGTCACCCCGAAAACCTTCCAAACTGTCCCGTCTCAAAGCCGCGCAGGCACGCTGGTTGGCACGTACTTGAAAACGTTTGACATTTGGAAAATATTTTTTATATTGGGATTGGTAACGTTCAGTTTAGTCCGAACTTCCGAGGGTTTATTGCCTGCGCCCTCGCCGGTGGAAGTTGCGGCGATTTTGTTCCTGTCTTGCAGTTGGATGGGCCAATATTTTTTTCTTAATCCACGGATGGAAGAACTGCGTCAAGCCATCGGCTACTTTGACAATGCGCCGGCCGACTCGCCGCTGCGCGCGCGCTTTGCGCTGCTGCATCGCCTGGCGATCTTTCTTACCCTCGGCGATTTGGCCGCCGGCTTGTTTTTGTTGTTTTACGTGGTTTTTCGGTTGAATTAAAAAAGTTTGGCCGTTGGACGGTTAGACAGTTCAACGGTTAAACTGTCAAAAGGTCTAACGGCTTTTGAAAAACTCATGCCAGATTTTCAACCCAAAGGTTTACCCGTTTTTACTCCGCCTGCTCCGGCGCCGCCCAAACCGGCGATGCCTCATGCAAAACATATCATTGCTGTTGCCAGCGGCAAGGGTGGCGTTGGCAAATCCACTGTTGCGGTGAATTTCGCGATTGCTTTGGCGCAAACCGGCGCCAAAGTCGGCCTGCTCGATGCCGATATTTACGGCCCCAACGTGCCGATGATGACCGGCACCGAAGGCAGGCAGCTCACCGGCGCGCCCTCCGGAAAAATCGCGCCGATTGAAAAATACGGCTTGAAAATCGTTTCCATCGGCTTCGTCAATCAGGGCGATACCGCCGTGATTTGGCGCGGGCCGCTGGTTGGCCGCATGATTCAACAATTTCTCACCGAAGTGGAGTGGGGCGAGCTGGATTATCTGATCGTCGATCTGCCGCCCGGCACCGGCGACGCGCAGCTCACGCTTTCACAATCTGTCGCGCTCACCGGCGCGGTGATCGTGACCACGCCGCAGGATGTCGCCCTCAGCGACGTCAAAAAAGGCATCAACATGTTTCGAAAAGTTGAGGTGCCGGTGCTGGGGTTGATTGAAAACATGAGTTATTTTGCCTGCCCGCATTGTGGCGAGCGCTCGGAGATTTTTTCGCATGGCGGCGGCAAAGCCGCGGCAGAGCAATTCGGGGTGCCTTTTCTTGGAGAAGTTCCCATTGATTTGAAAATCCGCCAAGGTGGTGACTGCGGCGAGCCGATCGTCGTGCAAAAAGAGGAATCACCGGCGAAAGCGGCTTTTCACCGGATTGCCGCGCAACTGGCAGCGCAAATCGCCGCCCTGAGCGAAGACGGCAAGGAACAAAGCATTCTCGGCAGAGTCTTTAAATTTTCATGAGGCAACCTGGTGCGGGAGGAAAATGTTCAGCAAGTGGATTAACCTTGATTTTTCCGTGCATTTTAAGAGGAACTTATGGCCAATAGCAACCTCCCTTCGGAAAAGACTCCGAAGAAGGGTTCTGCTCAGGACGACTCGCGCGTAACAAACAAAGCCCGGAAGGGAATGACTCCATCCTCGGCGAGTGAGAAAAGTCATTCGCCGAGCCAGCTCGTGATCAAGTTTTGGGGTGTGCGTGGAAGTTATCCCGTGCCCGGCCCCAAGACGGTAAAGTATGGCGGTAACACCTCGTGCGTTGAGGTGCGCAACGATAATCATCGGATTATTTTTGATGCCGGCACCGGCATCATCGGCCTCGGCGACCAAATTATGACGGAATACCGCACCCACAACGGCGACGCCTCCAGCCCGCTTGTCTTTTCGATTCTGTTGAGCCACACCCATTATGATCACATTCATGCCTTGCCTTTTTTTCAGCCGGCTTATCTTAGCGAGGCCTCCATGCACGTCTTTGGCCCGAAGCTGTTGGGCTATGATTTGCGCGAAAGCATTTCAGAAACGATGACGGCGCGTTATTGCCCGGTGC
This candidate division KSB1 bacterium DNA region includes the following protein-coding sequences:
- a CDS encoding DNRLRE domain-containing protein; the protein is MRNPQSKRSPIAKIFSLIIKVTTVTGLIAPTASAQTQIQIPARKDNTLYESSTGAFSNGAGQHFFVGSTARAERRRGLLAFDIAGNIPAGSTIHSVTLRLHMSRTISGVQFVKLHRVLADWGEGSSNAASQEGSGAASTTGDATWIHRFFNTVFWTTAGGDFAATASDSQMVSSIGFYTWGSTPQMVNDVQSWLNAPSTNFGWLLRGTENVAANSKRFDTRENPDTSVRPFLTVSYTPTVAVKDHPSQPTVFALHENFPNPFAASSFNSQTLFRYELPQQANVKLVIYNLRGEKIRTLIDAPEAAGLKQITWNGANDAGERVASGVYLYRLEAGAFTATRKLMFIR
- a CDS encoding CHRD domain-containing protein, with translation MMKKMLWFFFAFAMFLFAYQSSQAQVQFIAKLNGSQEVPPVNTPASGQITATLSDSQLVVTGTFSGLLSDFNHGVRGGAHLHLAPAGRNGGIVIELVVTLGLDHRSGSFVAAQNTFKLTPAQYVALHERKLYANIHTLLYPGGEIRGQLLPQADAYYRVNLAGSNEVPAINSTGFGALVGELKGDTLTLSGSFNNLTSDFNPAVAGGSHIHLGYAGQNGPIQFGLVPSVASDNRSGIFEAAANKIILTSALKDALEARRLYANVHTTAYPGGELRGQIVPMDSDLFRTNLTGSQEVPPVETSARGALIFELDGDDLTVSGSFSGLAGDFNFNIAGGAHLHLAPAGRNGGILIPLMATVDAGLRSGIFEAAKNKFALVDSQIVALRARKLYANIHTTTSPGGEIRGQVLPENYSYYHAWLSGRNEVQPVTSSGNGGVIAEVSGTRLVVTGSFNNLANDFNPNVAGGSHLHLAPAGQNGSIAIGLVPVVAANKRSGVFEAAGNFFALTAQQAAAFQAGELYANVHTTGFPGGELRGQLLFDPNAFPGQTMITGPPSGASIKIEGSGSTTLSATWNAVTDPNRNLVVYIWQLSGDRQFSNILVNRNVGNATSFTTNFAILDSLLALANVAVGDSARLYHRVYSSDGSLQKASASDSLVLRRGGVPINIAAARVKSNSTTVTVEGIVTRALGRFAYIQDATAAIPTFQTSGPLRTAITNGDVRKGDRLRVSGVLAEFNNLKELTATSAQPFVFQVLSRNNPLPAPQVVTLTEVARNGEQYESELIRVNSLFLLPTTDATFRAATSYMVRDEGDTATFRIGNSGDSRVIGRPVPPGLFDFEGVLGDFRGDYQLTPVDTTDILLRTGVASESTPLPRQFALLANYPNPFNPATTIRYDLPRNVHVKLAIYDLLGKKVRTLVDAEEAAGFKHITWDGASDAGVRVVSGVYLYRVEAGDFSMTRKMILMR
- a CDS encoding SDR family NAD(P)-dependent oxidoreductase; protein product: MELKNKIALVTGAGRGIGRAIALALAQEGAKVALAARSENELENVAQEIRAIKSEALVVPADMRSEQQIRAMTAKVVSQFGGLHILVNNAGLAYFKLVAELATAEWDEMFDVNLRGVFLATREAIPYLRQAKESFIINVASLAGKNTFVKGGGYTATKWGLRAFSHCLMLEERQHGVRVLVVCPGSVDTEFAAAGRANSPHSRKKEIILPQDVAETIIMSIKMPQRTMVSEIDIRPTNP
- a CDS encoding superoxide dismutase, which gives rise to MAYEYKLTPRPYSDEEAKTLLKNVVSPETTDWHYNTHHKGYVTALNNIEKALETADRAGANGNYSQIGELKRRYTWNHAGALLHDVYWEVMGGDGDASKGADVKAAIEKEFGSFDNWKADFKACCVSAKLSGWGLLVYDALWSKRLLNILVDEHHYGAIWGGVPLIACDVFEHAYYHKDGPGRAKYIDNFIANLHWGRINERYKKFAK
- a CDS encoding isocitrate dehydrogenase (NAD(+)) — its product is MSESKTIQRVTLIPGDGIGPEVSRAAVKVIDAAGANLEWDEVEAGIAVAEKYGKPLPDHVLDKIKKNRVALKGPLTTIVGKGFASVNVELRKTLDLYANLRPVQNLPGIQSRFGDIDLVVVRENTEDLYSGLEHKVAPGVTQSLKIITKKASARIVKFAFDYAMKHHRKKVTAVHKANIMKISDGLFLETAQKVARDYPQIQYQEVIVDNLCMQLVMKPQQYDVLVLTNLYGDIVSDLCAGLVGGLGLVPGANIGDKYAVFEAVHGSAPDIAGKGIANPLAIILSGILMLEHIGQMKTADKIRQAVHRVTEKGKVLTPDLGGKASTMEMAEAIIAAMNP
- a CDS encoding putative toxin-antitoxin system toxin component, PIN family, with the translated sequence MIIKTVVDTNILVSGLGNPSGAPAKLLLRWSDAQFVLLFSEPIIEEYSSILLNHPKVPTEKAGAFLKELAEVAENVPISETLNVCKDPSDNVFLETAIDENARYLVTQNIKHFPFKRYQQVEIVRVSRFLSRLEKEFG
- a CDS encoding DUF4149 domain-containing protein, which translates into the protein MIFDRISLYFYLLILALWVGGAFVLAFVVTPKTFQTVPSQSRAGTLVGTYLKTFDIWKIFFILGLVTFSLVRTSEGLLPAPSPVEVAAILFLSCSWMGQYFFLNPRMEELRQAIGYFDNAPADSPLRARFALLHRLAIFLTLGDLAAGLFLLFYVVFRLN
- a CDS encoding Mrp/NBP35 family ATP-binding protein; its protein translation is MPHAKHIIAVASGKGGVGKSTVAVNFAIALAQTGAKVGLLDADIYGPNVPMMTGTEGRQLTGAPSGKIAPIEKYGLKIVSIGFVNQGDTAVIWRGPLVGRMIQQFLTEVEWGELDYLIVDLPPGTGDAQLTLSQSVALTGAVIVTTPQDVALSDVKKGINMFRKVEVPVLGLIENMSYFACPHCGERSEIFSHGGGKAAAEQFGVPFLGEVPIDLKIRQGGDCGEPIVVQKEESPAKAAFHRIAAQLAAQIAALSEDGKEQSILGRVFKFS